A genomic window from Gymnodinialimonas ceratoperidinii includes:
- a CDS encoding TRAP transporter small permease, which yields MLNRISAVWARIEMAASAALAVGVTLLILLNVVTRSLNNALFWVDESAIYAMVWMTFLGASAAIHYRQQVAITIVTDMLPLGAQRVAAKLVDLAIFIFACAMLYFCWRWYLPLELAGAGFDTMAFQGATFNFIYAEPTSTIGIQKWIIWLVMPLFSFGVFVHALAHLLNFDAPGAEKSAVAT from the coding sequence ATGCTGAACCGGATCTCCGCCGTCTGGGCGCGGATCGAAATGGCCGCGTCCGCCGCGCTTGCGGTTGGTGTGACGCTTCTGATCCTGTTGAACGTAGTCACGCGGTCGCTCAACAACGCGCTGTTCTGGGTCGACGAATCCGCCATCTACGCGATGGTCTGGATGACGTTCCTGGGAGCCTCCGCCGCCATTCACTATCGCCAGCAGGTCGCGATCACGATCGTGACGGACATGTTGCCCCTCGGCGCGCAGCGGGTCGCCGCGAAGCTGGTGGACCTTGCGATCTTCATCTTCGCCTGCGCCATGCTCTACTTCTGCTGGCGTTGGTACCTGCCGCTCGAGCTTGCCGGGGCGGGCTTTGATACGATGGCCTTCCAGGGCGCGACCTTCAACTTCATCTATGCCGAACCCACCTCGACCATCGGCATCCAGAAATGGATCATCTGGCTGGTCATGCCCCTGTTTTCCTTCGGGGTTTTCGTGCACGCCCTCGCGCATCTACTGAATTTCGACGCCCCCGGCGCCGAGAAATCGGCGGTGGCCACATGA
- a CDS encoding TRAP transporter substrate-binding protein — translation MKKFNALMASAALVVTGLGVTQAAAEEFRLGLITPPPHVWTLAAEDFGAALNEASGGEHSVTVFPARQLGNEAEMLQQLQTGALDMAFMTVAEVSNRAPEFGAFYAPYLANDMEHAAAILRSDAATALLDQLPATVGVVGVGYGSAGMRQILTNGGAESAADLAGQKIRITPFEPILDFYNAFGVAPTPMPLPAVFDALANGQVDGIDMDSELIVLLNYYEHADTMIQTNHMMFPMVGLVSGRVWAGLSEEDQAMIRELMAAAVDSTLDVYVERDGPWLAEIEATGIDYQVAGPEFFGDAIATWEAAWADRAGDALAALREAAAAAE, via the coding sequence ATGAAGAAATTCAATGCACTGATGGCATCCGCCGCGCTTGTCGTGACGGGCCTTGGCGTCACGCAAGCGGCGGCTGAAGAATTCCGGCTTGGCCTGATCACACCGCCGCCCCACGTCTGGACGCTGGCCGCCGAAGACTTCGGCGCGGCACTGAACGAGGCCTCCGGCGGCGAGCATTCCGTCACCGTTTTCCCCGCCCGCCAGCTCGGGAACGAGGCCGAGATGCTGCAGCAGCTGCAGACCGGCGCATTGGACATGGCCTTCATGACCGTTGCCGAAGTGTCGAACCGCGCGCCCGAATTCGGCGCGTTCTATGCCCCCTACCTGGCCAACGACATGGAGCACGCGGCCGCGATCCTGCGCTCTGACGCGGCGACCGCGCTGCTTGACCAACTGCCTGCCACCGTGGGTGTCGTGGGCGTGGGCTACGGTTCCGCCGGTATGCGCCAGATCCTGACCAACGGCGGCGCAGAGAGCGCGGCGGACCTTGCGGGCCAGAAAATCCGTATTACGCCCTTCGAGCCGATCCTCGATTTCTACAACGCCTTCGGGGTTGCCCCCACACCAATGCCGCTGCCGGCCGTCTTCGACGCGCTGGCCAACGGTCAGGTTGACGGCATCGACATGGATTCCGAGCTGATCGTGCTGCTCAACTACTACGAGCACGCCGATACGATGATCCAGACCAACCACATGATGTTCCCGATGGTCGGCCTCGTGTCAGGCCGCGTCTGGGCCGGTCTGTCGGAAGAGGATCAGGCGATGATCCGCGAGCTGATGGCCGCGGCCGTCGACAGCACGCTGGATGTCTACGTCGAGCGGGACGGCCCCTGGTTGGCCGAGATCGAGGCCACCGGCATCGACTATCAGGTCGCTGGTCCCGAATTCTTCGGGGATGCAATCGCCACTTGGGAAGCCGCCTGGGCCGACCGCGCGGGTGACGCCCTGGCAGCCCTGCGGGAAGCCGCGGCGGCAGCGGAATAA
- a CDS encoding IclR family transcriptional regulator: protein MSKTLSTTLLKGLSVLDAFEEASSLTLVEIAERAGLDRSTARRLTLTLVEAGWIVQNGRSFALSARVLRPAGLFLQAGGFGRTVQPILNAHAETLGGDVSLAVRDGDRAIYVAHSARPGARVSLGLTVGSALPLETTAIGQVLLTGSAPYQVVRGAYEHGVCGFAVPVGPPDAPVAAIGSTLPLALPNLETRLESSLAELQMAAADLRNVAGLQLIATPNK, encoded by the coding sequence ATGTCCAAAACCCTGTCCACAACCCTCCTGAAGGGACTGAGCGTGTTGGACGCTTTCGAGGAAGCCTCCTCCCTTACCCTCGTGGAGATCGCCGAACGCGCCGGGCTCGATCGCTCGACAGCGCGGCGGCTGACCCTCACCCTCGTCGAGGCCGGCTGGATCGTGCAGAACGGCCGCTCCTTCGCGCTCTCCGCCCGCGTTTTGCGCCCCGCCGGCCTGTTCCTGCAAGCGGGCGGCTTCGGACGTACCGTCCAACCCATCCTCAACGCCCACGCCGAGACCCTCGGCGGTGATGTCAGCCTGGCCGTACGCGACGGGGACCGCGCGATTTACGTCGCCCACTCCGCCCGGCCCGGCGCGCGGGTGTCCCTCGGGCTGACCGTCGGCTCCGCCCTGCCGCTGGAGACCACCGCCATCGGGCAGGTGTTGTTGACCGGCAGCGCGCCTTATCAGGTCGTGCGCGGCGCATATGAGCACGGCGTCTGCGGCTTCGCCGTCCCCGTCGGCCCTCCGGATGCACCGGTCGCGGCGATCGGATCGACCCTGCCGCTGGCATTGCCGAATCTTGAAACGCGGTTAGAAAGTTCCCTGGCGGAACTGCAGATGGCCGCGGCCGATCTGCGCAACGTCGCGGGATTGCAGTTGATTGCCACTCCAAACAAATGA
- a CDS encoding Rieske 2Fe-2S domain-containing protein, whose translation MSQEMNDQITRVGPEAPAGKVLRQYWQPAALSDELMGVRPVVPVKLLGEELVLFRDETGNLGLIGRHCPHRGADLAYGRLEDNGLRCPFHGWHFDCSGQCVEQPGEPEGSRMHEKIKAVSYPVREVNGIIWAYMGAGDPPPFAQFDCFRAPDTHVFAFKGLWECNWLQAMEVGIDPAHASFLHRFLQDEDPADSYGKQFRDKAGNTEIPMTKLLRDYPRPEITVDETDYGLKLTALRHLDDGRTHVRVTNQIFPQAICIPMSREMTITQWHVPVDDETCYWFSMFTSFGAPVDKVKMRDQRLEEHRLPDYAPLKNARNNYGYDVEEQGKLTYTGMGLDINVHDQWAVESMGRIQDRTQEHLGKTDVGIIKYRRMLRSAIAAMEAGEREALKMQNGGTEAIRGPLSNDAIAPDDNWVAASEAADLERRGQCNWDASV comes from the coding sequence ATGAGCCAGGAAATGAACGACCAGATCACCCGCGTCGGGCCGGAGGCTCCAGCGGGGAAAGTGCTGCGCCAGTACTGGCAGCCGGCGGCGCTCTCAGATGAGTTGATGGGCGTGCGTCCGGTGGTGCCGGTGAAGCTCCTCGGTGAAGAGCTGGTGCTGTTCCGTGACGAGACTGGCAACCTTGGCCTCATCGGCCGCCACTGCCCGCACCGCGGTGCCGACCTCGCCTACGGCCGGCTGGAGGACAACGGGCTGCGCTGTCCCTTCCACGGCTGGCACTTCGACTGCTCGGGTCAATGCGTGGAGCAACCCGGCGAGCCCGAAGGCTCGCGGATGCACGAGAAGATCAAGGCGGTCTCCTACCCGGTTCGCGAAGTGAACGGCATCATCTGGGCCTACATGGGCGCGGGCGATCCGCCCCCCTTCGCCCAGTTCGACTGCTTCCGCGCGCCGGACACCCATGTTTTCGCCTTCAAGGGGCTGTGGGAATGCAACTGGCTGCAGGCGATGGAAGTCGGCATCGACCCGGCCCATGCCTCTTTCCTGCACCGCTTCCTGCAGGACGAGGACCCGGCTGACAGCTACGGCAAGCAGTTCCGCGACAAGGCGGGCAACACCGAGATCCCGATGACCAAGCTCCTGCGCGATTACCCGCGCCCCGAGATCACGGTGGACGAGACAGATTACGGCCTCAAGCTCACTGCGCTGCGCCACCTCGATGACGGCCGCACCCATGTGCGCGTCACCAACCAGATCTTCCCGCAGGCGATCTGCATTCCGATGAGCCGCGAGATGACCATCACCCAATGGCACGTGCCCGTGGATGACGAGACCTGCTACTGGTTCTCCATGTTCACCAGCTTCGGCGCGCCAGTCGACAAGGTGAAGATGCGCGACCAGCGGCTGGAAGAGCACCGGCTGCCGGATTACGCGCCGCTCAAGAACGCGCGAAACAACTATGGCTATGATGTAGAAGAACAGGGCAAGCTGACCTACACGGGCATGGGGCTCGACATCAACGTGCACGATCAATGGGCGGTGGAATCCATGGGACGCATCCAGGACCGGACGCAGGAGCACCTCGGCAAGACCGACGTGGGCATCATCAAGTATCGCCGGATGCTGCGTTCTGCGATCGCCGCGATGGAGGCTGGCGAGCGCGAGGCGCTGAAGATGCAGAACGGCGGGACCGAGGCCATTCGCGGTCCGCTCTCCAATGATGCCATCGCGCCGGACGACAATTGGGTTGCCGCCAGCGAGGCAGCGGACCTCGAGCGTCGTGGACAGTGCAACTGGGACGCAAGCGTTTGA
- a CDS encoding TRAP transporter large permease, whose protein sequence is MTPFVFFAKLLLAVPVAIVLSLTAIWYIWESDNVILYESFAQRMFSGIESYGLLAIPLFMLTGELMNEGGMTRRLINAARVFVGGFRGGLAYINLLANMFMAAIVGSAAAQIAVMSRAMVPAMEKEGYDRGFAAATTAAGGLLAPVIPPSMLFVIYGVLAQIPIGNMFLAGIIPGLILSVCFALVIALIGLRQQFPKGDWMSAKDAWGALVYALPAMLIPAAIIGGIIGGIATPTESAAVASVVAFLLGWLLYGELKPEKLFEMFKRTALNASLIIFMIAAANVFGWVIIYEALPQRLAEFITTITQNPFVFLLIVNIVLLFVGMLIDGIAAIILVTPILLPIAIQSYGISPYQFGVVISLNLVLGLLTPPVGVGLYIASAMSETATGRILKALWPFLLAVTAVLILLSYFPALSTALID, encoded by the coding sequence ATGACCCCCTTCGTCTTTTTCGCCAAGCTCCTCCTCGCAGTACCCGTTGCCATTGTGCTTTCGTTAACGGCGATCTGGTACATCTGGGAAAGCGACAACGTGATCCTGTACGAGAGCTTTGCGCAACGCATGTTCTCGGGCATCGAATCCTACGGTCTGCTTGCCATTCCGCTGTTCATGCTGACCGGCGAGTTGATGAACGAGGGCGGAATGACGCGCCGCCTGATCAATGCCGCACGCGTGTTCGTTGGCGGCTTTCGGGGCGGGTTGGCCTATATCAACCTGCTGGCAAACATGTTCATGGCCGCTATCGTAGGCTCCGCGGCGGCGCAGATCGCCGTCATGTCCCGCGCCATGGTGCCGGCGATGGAAAAAGAGGGCTACGACCGGGGTTTCGCGGCCGCGACCACTGCCGCAGGTGGTCTGCTGGCACCGGTGATCCCGCCGTCGATGCTCTTCGTGATCTACGGCGTGCTGGCGCAGATCCCCATCGGCAACATGTTCCTCGCAGGCATCATTCCGGGCCTGATCCTTTCGGTCTGCTTCGCCCTGGTCATCGCCCTCATCGGCCTGCGACAGCAGTTTCCGAAGGGCGACTGGATGAGCGCGAAAGACGCGTGGGGCGCGCTGGTCTATGCGTTGCCCGCGATGCTGATCCCGGCCGCGATCATCGGCGGCATCATCGGCGGCATCGCCACCCCGACGGAATCCGCCGCCGTGGCAAGCGTTGTGGCATTTCTGCTTGGTTGGCTGCTCTATGGCGAGTTGAAGCCTGAAAAGCTGTTCGAAATGTTCAAGCGCACGGCGCTGAACGCCTCCCTGATCATCTTCATGATCGCCGCCGCGAACGTCTTCGGATGGGTCATCATCTACGAGGCGCTGCCGCAGCGGCTGGCCGAGTTCATCACCACGATCACGCAAAACCCCTTCGTGTTCCTGTTGATCGTCAACATCGTCCTGCTCTTCGTCGGCATGCTGATCGACGGCATCGCCGCAATCATCCTCGTGACGCCGATCCTTCTGCCAATCGCCATCCAAAGCTACGGCATCAGCCCGTACCAGTTTGGCGTCGTGATCTCGCTGAACCTCGTGCTCGGCCTGCTGACACCGCCCGTGGGCGTCGGGCTCTACATCGCGTCGGCAATGTCCGAGACGGCGACCGGCCGCATCCTGAAGGCGCTCTGGCCGTTCCTGCTGGCGGTGACGGCGGTACTGATCCTGCTCAGCTATTTCCCGGCGCTGTCGACGGCGTTGATCGACTGA
- a CDS encoding 3-hydroxyanthranilate 3,4-dioxygenase, protein MGRLSAFNFKAWIDEHRHLLKPPVGNKMVFEDADLMVTVVGGPNKRTDYHDDPVEEFFYQLEGDMLLKLYDGEEFYDVPIREGEIFLLPPHVRHSPQRPQEGSVGLVIEPKRPEGAKDAIEWYCFNCGSLVHRSEMHLTSIVDDLPPVYAAFYASEEARTCGSCGELHPGKEPPEGWVKL, encoded by the coding sequence ATGGGTCGTCTCAGCGCATTCAATTTCAAGGCGTGGATCGACGAGCATCGTCATCTGCTCAAGCCGCCCGTCGGCAACAAGATGGTTTTCGAGGATGCGGACCTGATGGTGACCGTCGTGGGCGGTCCGAACAAACGGACCGATTACCACGACGATCCCGTGGAGGAGTTCTTCTATCAGCTTGAAGGCGACATGCTCCTCAAGCTCTACGATGGTGAAGAGTTCTATGACGTGCCGATCCGCGAGGGCGAAATCTTCCTGCTGCCGCCGCACGTGCGCCACTCTCCTCAGCGCCCGCAGGAGGGCAGCGTGGGTCTGGTGATCGAGCCGAAGCGTCCCGAGGGAGCGAAGGACGCGATCGAATGGTATTGCTTCAACTGCGGTAGCCTTGTGCACCGCTCCGAAATGCATCTGACCTCCATCGTTGACGATCTGCCGCCGGTCTACGCGGCGTTCTACGCTTCAGAAGAGGCGCGAACCTGCGGATCGTGCGGCGAGCTTCATCCCGGCAAGGAGCCCCCTGAAGGATGGGTGAAGCTGTAG
- a CDS encoding LysR family transcriptional regulator, translating into MASNPTLFERAVSRLKLRQLRLIVAAGQHQNILYAAQSLNISQPAATKLIKDLEADFDVRLFDRTNRGVIPTAHGAALIRHAQLIFAQLGTAAQEMEDLTEGAIGRVTIGTLVAGAAHLVPAAIGRVLETRPNVAFKVVEGTNEVLMPMVRTGELDMVVGRLPTHRHRRDLHQVPLVEENISLIVGRTHPLAGSKTLQFDDLRPFGWILPPAETTLRRQIDEVFMDADQYHPPLVVESVNYLTNRALLGQGKLIGVVPKQVAVADIASDLLVELDYQLPFSFGPVGVTHRGDAQLSPAAALFLGALKETAADGAAAEISRSTPSTAPGNS; encoded by the coding sequence ATGGCCAGCAACCCCACCCTTTTCGAGCGCGCGGTCAGCCGCTTGAAGCTCCGCCAACTGCGCCTGATCGTGGCTGCGGGCCAGCATCAGAACATCCTCTACGCGGCACAGTCCCTGAACATCTCGCAACCCGCCGCGACCAAGCTGATCAAGGATCTGGAGGCGGATTTTGACGTGCGCCTGTTCGACCGCACCAATCGCGGCGTCATCCCGACGGCCCATGGTGCTGCCTTGATCCGCCACGCACAGCTTATTTTCGCGCAGCTCGGCACCGCCGCGCAGGAGATGGAGGATCTGACCGAGGGCGCCATCGGACGGGTCACCATCGGGACCCTCGTGGCCGGCGCCGCACACCTTGTGCCTGCCGCCATCGGCCGGGTGCTGGAGACGCGCCCCAACGTGGCTTTCAAGGTTGTCGAGGGCACGAACGAGGTGCTCATGCCCATGGTCCGCACGGGGGAGCTCGACATGGTGGTCGGGCGGCTGCCGACGCACCGCCACCGGCGTGACCTGCACCAAGTGCCGCTGGTGGAGGAGAATATCAGCCTGATTGTCGGCCGAACCCACCCGCTCGCCGGGTCGAAAACCCTTCAGTTCGACGATCTGCGCCCCTTCGGCTGGATCCTCCCGCCCGCTGAAACAACCCTGCGGCGCCAGATTGATGAGGTCTTCATGGACGCGGATCAATACCACCCTCCGCTCGTGGTCGAGAGCGTGAATTACCTCACCAACCGCGCGCTTCTGGGGCAAGGCAAGCTCATCGGCGTGGTGCCAAAGCAAGTGGCCGTCGCGGACATTGCCTCGGACCTGCTGGTGGAGTTGGACTACCAGCTGCCGTTCAGTTTCGGCCCCGTCGGCGTGACCCATCGGGGCGATGCGCAGCTCTCTCCGGCGGCGGCCCTGTTTCTTGGCGCCCTGAAGGAGACGGCGGCGGACGGCGCCGCCGCCGAGATCAGTCGATCAACGCCGTCGACAGCGCCGGGAAATAGCTGA
- a CDS encoding glutamine synthetase family protein — MTPQDILKFVEAEGIETIRTVFTDPHGILRGKVLTASALPGALKNGIRVPSTLLLKDLSHRTVFPVWGGEGAPMQGASDVLLRLDPASFRRLPYAPHSALIHCDVTTLDGTPIPFASRTLLRRAEDALAEEGLTATFGLEIEFQIYRVVDAHLAPGDATMPGRAPQVENTTQGYQYLTETRYAEVEPILDRLRRAAEEMGMDVRSVEVEMGPSQFEVTFAPASPMQTAETTVNFRTLAKELCARHGMLASFMPKPALPNAVANGWHIHQSVSDGAGRNIFASDTPGLSEAAGFWTAGLLEHARGCCLLTNPAVNSYKRFVPHQLAPNRIGWADDNRGAMIRTITAPGDPASRVENRVPDSAINPYFAFAGQLFSGLSGLTAQKAPPPAMADPYGADAPALPSNLGAALDAFAEASALREALTPEVADWLLTLKRAEWERYLSHISDWEQAEYFNAL; from the coding sequence TTGACACCTCAAGATATTCTGAAGTTCGTGGAGGCGGAGGGGATCGAGACGATCCGCACCGTCTTCACCGATCCGCACGGCATCCTGCGCGGCAAGGTCCTGACCGCGTCAGCCCTTCCGGGCGCGCTGAAGAACGGCATCCGCGTGCCCTCCACGCTGCTTTTGAAAGACCTCTCGCACCGGACGGTGTTCCCGGTGTGGGGCGGGGAGGGCGCGCCGATGCAGGGCGCGTCCGATGTCCTCCTGCGCCTCGATCCGGCGAGTTTCCGGCGGCTGCCCTACGCGCCGCATTCCGCGCTGATCCATTGCGATGTCACGACGCTGGACGGGACACCGATCCCTTTCGCCTCTCGCACGCTCCTGCGCCGCGCCGAGGATGCATTGGCAGAGGAGGGGCTGACCGCGACCTTCGGGCTGGAGATCGAGTTTCAGATCTACCGCGTCGTCGACGCCCATCTCGCGCCCGGTGATGCAACGATGCCGGGGCGCGCGCCGCAGGTCGAAAATACCACGCAAGGCTATCAATACCTGACCGAGACCCGCTACGCGGAGGTGGAGCCGATCCTGGATCGCCTGCGCCGTGCGGCGGAGGAAATGGGCATGGATGTCCGCTCGGTCGAGGTCGAGATGGGGCCGTCGCAATTCGAGGTCACCTTCGCCCCCGCGAGCCCCATGCAGACTGCCGAGACGACGGTCAATTTCCGCACCCTTGCAAAAGAGCTCTGCGCCCGCCACGGCATGCTCGCCAGCTTCATGCCGAAGCCCGCGCTGCCCAATGCCGTGGCCAACGGCTGGCACATTCATCAAAGCGTGAGCGATGGCGCGGGGCGTAATATCTTCGCGTCTGACACGCCGGGTCTGAGTGAGGCGGCGGGGTTCTGGACCGCGGGTCTGCTGGAGCACGCGCGGGGCTGCTGCCTTCTTACCAACCCCGCCGTGAACAGCTACAAGCGCTTCGTGCCGCATCAGCTGGCCCCCAACCGCATCGGATGGGCCGATGACAACCGCGGCGCGATGATCCGCACGATCACGGCACCGGGCGATCCGGCCAGCCGGGTCGAAAACCGGGTGCCCGATAGCGCGATCAACCCCTATTTCGCCTTCGCCGGTCAGCTCTTCTCGGGTCTGTCGGGCCTCACGGCGCAGAAGGCGCCCCCGCCCGCGATGGCCGATCCCTACGGCGCCGACGCACCGGCGCTGCCTTCGAACCTCGGTGCGGCGCTCGACGCCTTCGCGGAGGCCTCGGCGCTGCGCGAGGCACTGACCCCGGAGGTCGCCGATTGGCTCCTGACCCTGAAACGGGCGGAGTGGGAGCGCTACCTGTCGCATATTTCCGATTGGGAGCAGGCGGAGTACTTCAACGCGCTCTAG
- a CDS encoding molybdopterin oxidoreductase family protein: MAQPDLNLSPKVSDEIRKTTCYMCACRCGINVHMKEGDDGKKRVAYIEGNRDHPVNKGVLCAKGSAGIMQVNAPARLRAPLKRVGPRGSGEFEEISWEEAYGIAESWLRPIREEAPEKLAFFTGRDQSQSFTSFWAQNFGTPNYAAHGGFCSVNMAAAGIYTMGGAFWEFGQPDWDHTKLFMLFGVAEDHDSNPIKMGLGKIKARGAKVIGVNPIRSGYNAVADEWVGITPGTDGLFILSLVHCLMKAGKIDVEYLSRWTNAPVLVDKDTGLLLRDSDGKEVVIDRTTGELAAYDKPGVRPDLSATHPDGHKPVLHHMAERYMSDDYAPEAVAERTGIEASRIRAIAAELARVAFEESFELPIEWTDFRGEKHTSMTARPVSMHSMRGISAHANGFQTCRALHVLQIMLGTVEAPGGFRFKPPYPKPSKIHPKPHCKVTPGAPLDGPHLGFVHGPEDLALKDDGSPARIDKAYTWENPMSAHGLMHMVISNAYAGDPYKIDTLFMYMANMSWNSSMNTGGVMEMLTDKDAETGEYVIPRIIYSDAYSSEMVAFADLILPDTTYLERHDCISLLDRPICEADGLADAIRWPVVEPDRDVKGFQSALCDLGARLGLPGFVNEDGSQKYADYGDYIVNHVRRPGIGPLAGWRGEDGDKHGRGEPNPDQLNQYIENGGFFVSHIPDGAQYMKPWNADYQDWAVEMGLYDTPQPYIFSLYVEPMQKFRRAAQGHGEIQPPEHLRERVAENMDPLPFWSDPAPANRGDEYSITALTQRPMAMYHSWGSQNAWLRQIHGRNPLYLPPKLMRENGLVDGDWARVTSPHGEIIVPVMEMAALNENTVWTWNAIGKRKGAWALDKDAPEATKGYLLNHLIHELLPPKGDGLRWTNSDPITGQAAWFDLKVRIEKAPAQAESKPVTPPMESPVGQGPDELAWKVGE, from the coding sequence ATGGCACAACCTGACCTGAACCTGTCCCCGAAGGTGTCCGACGAAATTCGCAAGACCACCTGCTACATGTGCGCCTGCCGCTGCGGCATCAACGTGCACATGAAAGAGGGCGACGACGGCAAGAAACGCGTGGCCTACATTGAGGGCAACCGCGACCACCCGGTCAACAAGGGCGTGCTCTGCGCCAAGGGCAGCGCCGGCATCATGCAGGTCAACGCCCCCGCACGCCTGCGCGCGCCGCTGAAACGGGTGGGCCCGCGCGGCTCCGGCGAGTTCGAGGAGATTTCCTGGGAAGAGGCCTACGGCATCGCCGAAAGCTGGCTGCGCCCGATCCGTGAGGAAGCCCCCGAAAAGCTCGCTTTCTTCACCGGCCGCGACCAGTCGCAGAGCTTCACGTCCTTCTGGGCGCAGAACTTCGGCACGCCGAACTACGCGGCCCACGGCGGCTTCTGCTCGGTCAACATGGCCGCCGCCGGCATCTACACCATGGGCGGCGCCTTCTGGGAATTCGGCCAGCCCGACTGGGACCACACCAAGCTCTTCATGCTCTTCGGCGTGGCCGAGGATCACGACAGCAATCCGATCAAGATGGGTCTGGGCAAGATCAAGGCGCGTGGCGCCAAGGTCATCGGCGTGAACCCGATCCGCTCGGGCTACAACGCCGTCGCCGACGAATGGGTCGGCATCACGCCCGGCACCGACGGGCTGTTCATCCTCTCGCTCGTCCATTGCCTGATGAAGGCCGGCAAGATCGACGTCGAATACCTCTCGCGCTGGACCAACGCGCCAGTGCTGGTCGACAAGGACACCGGCCTCCTGCTGCGCGACAGCGATGGCAAGGAAGTCGTGATCGACCGCACCACCGGCGAGCTTGCCGCCTACGACAAGCCCGGCGTGCGCCCGGACCTTTCGGCCACCCACCCCGACGGCCATAAGCCGGTGCTGCACCACATGGCCGAGCGCTACATGTCCGACGACTACGCCCCCGAGGCCGTGGCCGAGCGCACCGGCATCGAGGCCTCCCGCATCCGCGCCATCGCCGCCGAACTCGCCCGCGTGGCCTTCGAGGAGAGCTTCGAGCTGCCCATCGAATGGACCGACTTCCGCGGCGAGAAGCATACCTCTATGACCGCGCGCCCTGTCTCCATGCACTCGATGCGCGGCATCTCCGCCCATGCCAACGGCTTCCAGACCTGCCGCGCCTTGCACGTGCTGCAGATCATGCTCGGCACCGTCGAGGCGCCCGGCGGCTTCCGCTTCAAGCCGCCCTACCCCAAGCCTTCGAAGATCCATCCCAAGCCGCATTGCAAGGTGACCCCCGGCGCGCCGCTCGACGGCCCGCACCTGGGCTTCGTGCACGGCCCCGAAGACCTCGCCCTGAAGGACGACGGCAGCCCCGCGCGCATTGACAAGGCCTATACGTGGGAGAACCCGATGTCGGCCCACGGGCTGATGCATATGGTGATCTCCAACGCTTATGCGGGCGATCCCTACAAGATCGACACGCTCTTCATGTACATGGCCAACATGTCGTGGAACTCCTCGATGAACACCGGCGGCGTGATGGAAATGCTGACCGACAAGGACGCGGAAACCGGCGAATACGTCATCCCCCGGATCATCTATTCCGACGCCTATTCCTCCGAGATGGTGGCCTTCGCCGACCTGATCCTGCCCGACACCACCTACCTTGAGCGACACGACTGCATCTCGCTGCTCGACCGGCCGATCTGCGAGGCAGACGGGCTCGCCGACGCGATCCGTTGGCCAGTGGTGGAGCCCGACCGCGACGTGAAGGGTTTCCAGTCGGCGCTCTGCGACCTCGGAGCGCGGCTCGGCCTGCCGGGGTTCGTGAACGAGGACGGCAGCCAGAAATACGCCGACTACGGTGACTACATCGTCAACCACGTCCGCCGCCCCGGCATCGGCCCGCTTGCCGGCTGGCGCGGCGAGGACGGCGACAAGCATGGCCGTGGGGAGCCGAACCCCGACCAGCTCAACCAGTACATCGAGAATGGCGGCTTCTTCGTCAGCCACATCCCCGACGGTGCGCAATACATGAAGCCGTGGAACGCCGACTACCAGGACTGGGCGGTGGAGATGGGCCTCTACGACACGCCGCAACCCTATATCTTCTCCCTCTACGTGGAGCCGATGCAGAAGTTCCGCCGCGCGGCGCAGGGCCATGGCGAAATCCAGCCCCCCGAGCACCTGCGCGAGCGCGTGGCCGAGAACATGGACCCGCTGCCCTTCTGGTCGGACCCGGCGCCGGCCAACCGCGGCGACGAATATTCGATCACGGCGCTCACTCAACGGCCCATGGCGATGTATCACTCCTGGGGCTCCCAGAACGCCTGGCTGCGCCAGATCCACGGCCGCAACCCCCTCTACCTGCCGCCGAAACTGATGCGCGAGAACGGCCTCGTGGACGGCGACTGGGCCCGCGTCACCTCCCCCCACGGCGAGATCATCGTCCCGGTGATGGAGATGGCCGCCCTGAACGAGAACACCGTCTGGACCTGGAACGCCATCGGCAAACGCAAGGGTGCCTGGGCGCTCGACAAGGATGCGCCCGAGGCCACGAAAGGTTACCTGCTCAACCACCTGATCCACGAGCTGCTGCCCCCCAAAGGCGACGGGCTGCGCTGGACCAATTCCGACCCGATCACCGGCCAGGCCGCCTGGTTCGACCTCAAGGTCCGCATCGAGAAGGCGCCCGCCCAGGCGGAATCCAAACCCGTCACCCCGCCGATGGAATCCCCCGTGGGTCAAGGCCCCGACGAGCTGGCCTGGAAGGTGGGCGAATGA